Below is a genomic region from Persicimonas caeni.
TGGCCGCGGATCTGGCGGCGGATGAGGTCCATTTGGAAGAAGCGATGTTGGGCGTGGAAGTAGCCCTGGGCGGCAAAACAGTCGAGGTTGGTCTGGCAGTCGATGTGGACCACTCCGGCGTCGTCGAGCTGGACGGTCACCGGGGCCGAGAGCCCCTCAATCATGATCGCTTGGCCGTCGTCCGCATCCCCAGGGGCGTCTGCAGCGTCGTCGCCGTCTGCGACATCACCCACGTCGACGGCCGCGTCGGGCTGCGGGTCTTCATCATCGTTGTCATCGTCGCAAGCCGGCGCGACCAGCGCCCCAAAAGCCAAGATGGCTACTGCAAGGAAATGTGTGCGTAGAGAGTTCTGCATCGCGGCCTCGCTTTTTATTCATTTGGTAAATCATCAGAGTACAAGCGAAGCTATGCACAAATTCCACGAGTTCGAGCGCCGAGGAGCCCAGCACGATGGGTCTATACGGTAGTCGACCAGCCTTTTTCGTCGCCGCGCACCATCTGCTCGAGCTCGTAGCGCGGGTAGACGTACTCGTGCATGAACTGCAGCGTGGTCTCGGCCAGCCCGCGCACCATCTGCTCGACGGTTTCGTCGTTGCAGGTGCCGTCCTCGTTGAAGACGTTTCGCACGCCGGCCACCGAGATGGGGCTGGGGAGCACCAGCGCGCCGACGTGGCCGCACATGCCGCGCATCTGCTCGAGCGTCTTGATGGCACCGATGCGGCCCGAGGCGACGCCGAGCAGGGCGACCGGCTTGCCTTTGAGCGCGGAGGGAAAGCCGAGGTTCTCGACGATCAATTTGGTCATCGCGGTGAATGTGCCGTGGTACTCGGGAGAGGCGAGGACGACTGCTCCGCTGGCCTTGACCGCTTCGGTCAGACGCTTGGCGTCGTCGGTTTCGGGTTGGCCCGGGAAGCTCAGGTCGAGTTCGCGAGCGTCGAAGTGCACGACCTTGACGCCGCGCTTGTCGAGCTCGTCGTTCACCAGCGCCAGCACCTTCGAGGTGTAGTTGTTCGGGCGGCTGGTTCCCGAGATGGTGACGATCTGCTTTTTGGGCTTCTTAGACACTTTGGACGTGGCGGCCACGTGCATCTCCTGGGTAAGAGGCTCGGAGGTTAACGATTCAAACGCGCGGCGATGGAGCGGACGAGCTTGCGCGGGGAGAAGCGCACCATCGTCGCG
It encodes:
- a CDS encoding NADPH-dependent FMN reductase, which produces MAATSKVSKKPKKQIVTISGTSRPNNYTSKVLALVNDELDKRGVKVVHFDARELDLSFPGQPETDDAKRLTEAVKASGAVVLASPEYHGTFTAMTKLIVENLGFPSALKGKPVALLGVASGRIGAIKTLEQMRGMCGHVGALVLPSPISVAGVRNVFNEDGTCNDETVEQMVRGLAETTLQFMHEYVYPRYELEQMVRGDEKGWSTTV